A window of Ktedonobacterales bacterium genomic DNA:
AGCAGACCCGGCGGCCTTGCGCGCGCTGCTCATCCGCGAGCAGTCAGAGGCAGCACAGGCGGGTGGTCTCTGGACGCCCACCAGCATCCACGCGGGCGGGCGCAAAGATGTTGAGGCATTCTGGTCCCTGCTCCTCAAGGATAGCCCGCTGGGCGGCCAGATGGAGGAATTGCCGATGGCAACCATCATCAACCGCGAGACGGGCCGACACTGGTACTGGACCAGCTATACGCTCGTTCAACAAAGCGGGGTCTGGCGCATCAGCCGCCAGCGCGACCAGGGGCTGCTGGCGCAAGGTCTACCCATCCCCGATCTTCAGCAGCGCGTCAAGGAACTGACCGAAGAGGCTAACCGTATCGCGCAAACGCAACCAGCAACGGAAGCAGAGGCCGAGGAAGCCACCCGCACCCTCTTTGGCGCAGTTGTCACCTCGCTGCATACGAACGATGCCCTGATCGCGCGGCTGCCCCTGGATCGCGCCCCCTACGATCAGGCCGCGCTGGACGCACGCGCCATCGGCCAGTATGAGCGCACCGCCGCCTACTATCAGAAGATGCTTGATCGCTTTGGTGATCGGGCGCGCCTGCTGACACAACTAGGCATCATGCAATACCTGGCGGGCGCGCGCGACCAGCAAGAGGGCAACCAGACCGGCGCTCAACGCTGGTGGGACAGCGCCAGCGCATCATTAGAGGAGGCGCGCTCGCTCTCGCCAACCGCCGATACCTATCAGGCGTTGGCCGAACTGCGCCTGGCTGCGAATCGGCTGGAAGAGGCCGAACAACTGATACGCCAGGCGCTTGAGCTTGACTCCACCCGCGCCGAGCGGTGGGGCGAACTCGGCAGCATCCAGATGAACCGCAGCGAACCACGCGCCGCGCTCGAAAGCTTTCAGCAAGCGGCACAGCGCAACCCGGACTTGCCCGGCATCCAGTTTCATATCGGCAGGGCTTATCGCGCTCTCGGAGAGCCTGAAAACGCCCGACTGGCTTATGAAGAGGCGATTCGCCGCAACCCTAGCGACACCGAGGCACATAATAACCTGGCGGCGCTGTTGGAAGAGCAAGAGCCTGCGCAAGCGATAGCGTTGCTGGAACGCGCCAGCGCGCTGGCGCCCACTGTTGCGCTCTATCATGCCAATCTGGCAGCACTTCTGCTGCAAACCGGAGCGATCAAGCGCGGCAAAGCCGAACTGGAGCTTGCCGAACGGCTCGAACCATCCAACCCGGTTGTGCGCCAGGTGCGCGCGTTTGCCAAAAGCCTGAAAGTTTAGCGGCGATCCAACGCGGCGGCTTGCATTGCATAGTCGCTCAAGAGTTCGTGGGCCGAGGCGATCACATCCTCCGGGGGGATGGCTTTTAAGCAGCGTCGTGAATAGCACAGATTCACCTTCCAGGGTGGCCGGTTGCCCACAAAATGGAAACAGGGGCTGCATGGCAGATCGCGGTGGGCCGCCAGAAAGCGGAAACCCGGCTCCCCTACCGGGTGGAACTGCTGGATATTCGAAGGCCCAAAGATGCCAATGGCTGCTGTGCCAACAGCCCCGGCCATATGCAACGGGCAGGAATCATTGCCGATAAAAAGCGTGCTGGCCTCGATCAAGGCTGCCGTTTGCTTGAGCGTGGTTAGGCCGGTTGTGTCTATCGGCGCAAGAGGAAGCCGGGCTGTGATGGCTTCAGCCAATGACTTATCTGTGGGGCCGCCCACCAGCACGATTTTCGCCTTATACTGCGTCATCAGGCGCTGTGCGACTGCCGCGAAACGTTCAGTTGACCACTGCTTGCGCCGCTGAAAGCCCTCGCCTCCTGGATGGATTGCCACCACCACATCTTGAGCCGCCACGCCCGCTTTGCGCAGCAGCGAGCGCGCAGCAGCGCGATCTTTCCCGCTAAGATAGATGCGCGGGATACGCTCCGACGCCTCCGTCGGGAGGGGCGCGCCAATTTGATTGACAACATCCAGATAGCGATCAATGGCATGGCTGGCGCCAAACTTTTCATCGCGGGTTGAGCGCAGCCACCAGTGACGAGGCATCGGAAAACCTACATGCTCATGTCCGCCGCTGATGCTGGTCAAGACCTGGCCCAGCGTCGAAAAGTTCAAGATCATATCAAATTGCTCGCGCCGCAATTGATAAAGGACACGGGCAACCCGCGCCCACTCCAATCCTGCGCCAGCAGGATTGACCTGCACCAGAGAATCGAGGTCAGGGTTTCCTTCCATAATGCCATAATTGCTGCGATTGGTCAGGCCAACGATCTGCGCATAGGGAAATCGCTTGCGCAGGGCATGCAGGGCAGGGGTCGCCAGGAGCGTATCGCCCAGGGGACAGAGGACGGTTGCTAAAATCTTGCGTGGCTCTCCTGGCACGGGCGCCGCCGTGCTCACGCCGCCAGTATCCAGGATATGCTGAGTTGGCTCTAGAGACGCAATACTTGCCAATGTACGCAGAGAACGATCCATAAAACCCCTACCTCGCTCTTACCAAAGTTCTGTATCGGGATAGCGTGGGCGACAGGCGCCGACGCCTGTCAGGAGTCGTTGTGTCACTTTTGGATGTTGCTGGGAAGCAGCGACTCAAGCTTCTCTTCATAAAGACCAGTCGCTTCGTTGGATAATTCGGGCGACGCTGCCGGAGCCTCACGCGCCGACTGAGCGCCAATACGGGCATCAAGGGCGACACTGAGCAGACCACCAACAAAGACCATTCCTGCCAGTACCCACATCACCGTAGCAATACCATACAGATCGGCAATACCACCGATGAACAAAATCACCGGAATAGAAGCCGCGTTATAGATAATTGATTGGAGCGAAAGCACCCGCCCCTTGATCGTATCGGGGGTATGTTCTTGAACCAGCGTTAGCGCCGGAATAGTCATCAAATCGAGTTCACACCCCAGTGCAAAGATCAGCGCCATGATCAGCGCCAGGAACGGCCAGTCATTGAACCATTGCAGCGGGTCAATCCGCTCAGCCAGGCGCTGACACACGACCAGCAGAATGCTCGTCACGCTCAGGCCAATAATTCCGGCGCTGATACTGCGCGCCTTGCCCAACCGCTTCACGACCCTGGGCATCAAGGCGGAGCCAACCACCAGTCCGACCCCAGCCGGTACGAACACCAGCGCAGCGTTGGCGGGCGGGCGATGCAGCAATTCGACGACAAACTTCGGCGCAAGCTGGCCGATCACCAGCAGCAGAACGCTGCCAAACGAGAGTTGCAGCA
This region includes:
- a CDS encoding tetratricopeptide repeat protein — translated: MPRETRKPRKTPGPKPHQQPAAPRTLDASAKQAVQAVLDQLPTLSQQLRQSSDRAASYQALSLIEQQPASVALAVADALASRHIVEAADVALALAELSQSQALRKEARRALVRLRSAGIAPGFSVPAIETTATQRQRPFYLGYVTQTREQGEAQLALAWYENQAAGDVRGVVFLLEFWRDGVKDFYMTDVTTTRRFQQDFAKNHAVVACSLAQARQLVQEALEINTWRKTPLPDAYKRHYPTIRDLLLNSAIAEEEEHAVLQEGDRPWIAQHLEPEELIANALGAWSFGDYGLFYDLLADEHPARRAQTRDEFIQQRRQWADEADPAALRALLIREQSEAAQAGGLWTPTSIHAGGRKDVEAFWSLLLKDSPLGGQMEELPMATIINRETGRHWYWTSYTLVQQSGVWRISRQRDQGLLAQGLPIPDLQQRVKELTEEANRIAQTQPATEAEAEEATRTLFGAVVTSLHTNDALIARLPLDRAPYDQAALDARAIGQYERTAAYYQKMLDRFGDRARLLTQLGIMQYLAGARDQQEGNQTGAQRWWDSASASLEEARSLSPTADTYQALAELRLAANRLEEAEQLIRQALELDSTRAERWGELGSIQMNRSEPRAALESFQQAAQRNPDLPGIQFHIGRAYRALGEPENARLAYEEAIRRNPSDTEAHNNLAALLEEQEPAQAIALLERASALAPTVALYHANLAALLLQTGAIKRGKAELELAERLEPSNPVVRQVRAFAKSLKV
- a CDS encoding glycosyltransferase family 9 protein; this encodes MDRSLRTLASIASLEPTQHILDTGGVSTAAPVPGEPRKILATVLCPLGDTLLATPALHALRKRFPYAQIVGLTNRSNYGIMEGNPDLDSLVQVNPAGAGLEWARVARVLYQLRREQFDMILNFSTLGQVLTSISGGHEHVGFPMPRHWWLRSTRDEKFGASHAIDRYLDVVNQIGAPLPTEASERIPRIYLSGKDRAAARSLLRKAGVAAQDVVVAIHPGGEGFQRRKQWSTERFAAVAQRLMTQYKAKIVLVGGPTDKSLAEAITARLPLAPIDTTGLTTLKQTAALIEASTLFIGNDSCPLHMAGAVGTAAIGIFGPSNIQQFHPVGEPGFRFLAAHRDLPCSPCFHFVGNRPPWKVNLCYSRRCLKAIPPEDVIASAHELLSDYAMQAAALDRR